One part of the Anaerolineae bacterium genome encodes these proteins:
- a CDS encoding Trk system potassium uptake protein TrkA yields MKIIVMGCGRVGEQFARLMDAEGHEVTVVDTDETALEKMKQGFGGRVIVGVGFDRQILIQAGIEQAEAFAATSNSDNANIIAARIARNIFHVPKVVASLYDPRRAEIYRRLGLLTFSSTALGAERVRELLTYQELEPMMTFGSGEVALVNIEASPLLEGKQVRDLTIPGEIHVVSISRQGQALLPLLGTTIQARDIIYIAVLTSALDRLKALLGYAEGV; encoded by the coding sequence ATGAAGATTATTGTGATGGGATGCGGTCGAGTCGGTGAGCAATTTGCCCGCCTGATGGATGCCGAAGGTCATGAGGTGACAGTCGTGGATACCGATGAAACCGCCCTGGAAAAGATGAAACAAGGCTTCGGCGGGCGGGTGATCGTGGGGGTGGGCTTCGATCGCCAGATTCTAATCCAGGCGGGAATCGAGCAGGCAGAAGCCTTTGCTGCCACCAGCAATTCCGATAACGCCAATATCATCGCCGCCCGCATTGCCCGCAATATCTTTCATGTGCCAAAAGTTGTCGCCAGCCTGTACGACCCGCGGCGAGCAGAAATCTACCGCCGGTTGGGTTTGTTGACCTTTTCTTCCACTGCCCTGGGAGCTGAGCGGGTGCGTGAGCTCTTGACCTACCAGGAGTTGGAGCCGATGATGACGTTTGGCAGCGGCGAAGTCGCACTGGTCAACATCGAAGCCTCGCCCCTCCTCGAAGGCAAACAGGTGCGCGACCTGACCATCCCAGGAGAAATCCATGTTGTTTCGATCTCGCGCCAGGGTCAAGCCCTCCTGCCTCTGCTGGGTACCACCATACAGGCGAGAGACATCATCTATATTGCCGTCCTCACCTCGGCTCTGGATCGTTTGAAAGCGCTGTTAGGCTATGCAGAAGGAGTGTGA
- a CDS encoding Transcriptional regulator, MerR family, giving the protein MVTRQSRPSRRKSEVLKQPLPAVSTFASELTEVNVGANLRAIRTEQGLSIRVLAEMSGLNVNTLSMIENNKTSPSVSTLQRLASALRVPITAFFELGQETRSIVFQRVGQRRSVAFEHGTLEDLGGGLSLHGGVPLLVSLDPGSTSGGDPIVHTGLEFVYCLEGCVTYVIGEERYELQPGDSLIFEAHLPHRWGNFGSLSSRSLLILCPTDQRDRPHERHFSFSESLARGSSGIGGEK; this is encoded by the coding sequence ATGGTCACCAGGCAATCCCGCCCTTCCCGAAGAAAGTCTGAAGTCTTAAAACAGCCCTTGCCCGCCGTTTCGACATTTGCCAGTGAATTAACGGAGGTTAATGTTGGTGCAAACTTGAGAGCCATCCGCACTGAGCAAGGTCTGTCGATCCGTGTATTGGCTGAAATGAGCGGCTTGAATGTCAATACCCTGAGTATGATCGAAAACAATAAGACTTCGCCCAGTGTCAGTACGTTACAACGGTTAGCCTCTGCATTACGAGTGCCGATCACAGCCTTTTTTGAGTTGGGCCAGGAAACTCGCTCGATCGTGTTCCAGCGCGTTGGGCAGAGACGCAGTGTTGCTTTTGAACACGGCACTCTGGAGGATTTGGGAGGAGGTCTGTCTTTACACGGAGGAGTTCCGCTATTGGTTTCCTTAGACCCCGGCAGCACCAGCGGAGGAGATCCGATTGTTCATACCGGCTTAGAGTTCGTTTATTGCCTTGAAGGATGTGTGACGTATGTCATCGGGGAAGAACGCTATGAATTACAACCCGGCGACAGCTTGATTTTCGAAGCCCATCTTCCTCATAGATGGGGAAATTTTGGCTCGCTTTCATCTCGGTCTTTGCTCATTCTCTGCCCAACGGATCAACGCGATCGTCCTCATGAAAGACACTTTTCTTTTTCGGAGAGCCTTGCCCGTGGCTCGTCAGGTATTGGAGGTGAGAAATGA
- a CDS encoding Methylmalonyl-CoA mutase, producing MVDRDQFASLRQALQAWQQSTLAKSLERLPERQARFMTTSSETVERLYTPLDIEEMDYLRDLGFPGEYPFTRGIHPTMHRGRLWTMRMFAGFGTAEETNARFKYLLQQGQTGLSIAFDLPTLMGYDTDAPEAEGEFGKCGVAVSSLKDMEILLEGIPLDKVSTSMTINSPAAVIWAMYIATAEKQGVRPDQLRGTIQNDILKEYIAQKEYIFPPNPSMRLVVDTIEYGSRVLPQWNTISISGYHIREAGATAAQELAFTLADGMEYVRWALERGLQIDEFAPRLSFFFNAHNDFFEEIAKYRAARRIWAREMRHTFRAQNPRSWLLRFHTQTAGVSLTAQQPENNIVRVAIQALAAVLGGTQSLHTNSMDEALALPSEQAVTIALRTQQIIAEESGVANTVDPLGGSYFVEAQTNRLERQAYDYFRRIEALGGVLPAIEKGFFQAEIADSAYRYQREIDQGERRIVGVNAYQDEKPITIPILEMDPQGYPRQIERLRKLRLERDNGRVGQALDRLRIACQGSENTMPYILDAVRAYATLGEIIGVMKTVFGVYREPTWV from the coding sequence ATGGTTGATCGTGATCAATTCGCCTCTCTGCGTCAGGCTCTACAAGCCTGGCAGCAATCTACGCTTGCAAAAAGCCTGGAGCGGCTACCCGAGCGCCAGGCTCGTTTTATGACCACCTCTTCCGAAACCGTCGAACGGCTCTACACCCCCCTGGACATCGAGGAAATGGACTACCTGCGCGACCTGGGTTTTCCGGGCGAATATCCATTTACGCGCGGCATCCACCCAACCATGCATCGCGGACGGCTGTGGACCATGCGCATGTTCGCCGGTTTTGGCACGGCTGAAGAAACCAACGCTCGTTTCAAATATCTATTGCAACAGGGTCAAACCGGGCTTTCGATCGCGTTTGACCTGCCAACCTTGATGGGGTACGACACGGATGCTCCCGAAGCCGAGGGCGAATTCGGCAAATGTGGCGTTGCTGTTTCATCATTAAAAGACATGGAAATCCTGCTCGAAGGGATCCCGCTGGACAAAGTCTCAACCAGCATGACCATTAATTCGCCAGCGGCGGTCATCTGGGCGATGTATATCGCTACCGCTGAGAAACAAGGTGTCCGACCTGATCAACTGCGCGGCACGATCCAAAACGACATTCTGAAGGAGTACATTGCCCAAAAGGAATATATCTTTCCTCCAAATCCTTCCATGCGCCTGGTCGTTGACACCATTGAATACGGCTCGCGAGTGCTCCCTCAGTGGAACACAATCAGTATTTCGGGCTATCATATCCGCGAAGCCGGGGCAACTGCAGCACAAGAACTGGCTTTTACCCTGGCAGACGGGATGGAGTATGTGCGCTGGGCATTAGAGCGCGGCTTGCAGATCGATGAGTTTGCCCCGCGCCTCTCTTTCTTTTTCAACGCTCATAACGACTTCTTCGAGGAAATCGCCAAATACCGCGCCGCGCGGCGGATTTGGGCACGGGAGATGCGTCACACCTTCCGGGCACAGAATCCGCGCTCCTGGTTGCTACGCTTTCACACCCAGACGGCTGGCGTATCGCTGACGGCACAGCAACCCGAAAACAACATTGTGCGCGTTGCCATCCAGGCCCTGGCGGCTGTGCTGGGTGGCACCCAATCCCTCCACACCAACAGCATGGATGAAGCTCTGGCGCTGCCCTCCGAACAGGCTGTAACCATTGCCCTGCGCACACAACAAATCATTGCCGAGGAATCGGGCGTGGCGAACACGGTCGATCCGTTGGGAGGCTCGTATTTCGTCGAAGCGCAAACCAATCGCTTAGAGAGGCAGGCTTATGATTACTTTCGTCGCATCGAAGCCCTGGGTGGCGTTCTGCCGGCGATCGAAAAAGGCTTTTTCCAGGCTGAAATTGCCGATTCTGCCTATCGCTATCAGCGCGAGATCGACCAGGGCGAGCGCAGGATTGTCGGCGTAAACGCCTATCAAGATGAAAAACCGATCACCATCCCAATCCTGGAAATGGATCCGCAGGGGTACCCGCGTCAAATTGAACGCCTGCGAAAGTTGCGCCTGGAGCGGGATAACGGGCGGGTTGGACAGGCTTTAGACCGCCTGCGGATTGCCTGCCAGGGCAGTGAGAATACCATGCCATATATCCTGGACGCTGTCCGCGCCTATGCTACCCTGGGTGAAATCATCGGAGTGATGAAAACCGTTTTTGGGGTATACCGCGAACCAACTTGGGTGTAA
- a CDS encoding diguanylate cyclase/phosphodiesterase (GGDEF & EAL domains) with PAS/PAC sensor(s) → MNVESQKKWLRLKFLTQVVVIFILTATLFVQYLYDRTLWRHLIHWIIGSLTAYAIIEIIYRKYFSISQRLEEQLLQSERRNRNQKALIDLSSSLATLKDEEQICRVAIQTLEQEFGYQRAYIILQEHGSGKQRVLSSSEGFPKESGRRENAGFHGEPFSPSPGTSRPPSLPQPAPASLRVRAPLRNASAHFGQLLVESNRSTPFTPEELSVVYAVANLVSISLQNVFHYKEQHHRQIEAEQRQRELAQREQSLALLNQITREALQARGFHAMITAISDQICDLFSADTCLFALWDEQQKYLIIHHAHGYQAEWINSPLREPALKVLGGALINSSRVIPIAEPSISPWINPRLVERLESQSILALPLIADEKKLGVILISYRIRHAFSAVELAFGEQAANQIALAISKEYALEIAQHRAQELDALQKATTALLSTLEPDALLGQILDAALSAIPAAETGILHLVVPETGELQVRAALGDEGSRIRIFKPTAVESYSARAVRQRRSFLIEDTQLDISLGVEADFPNMPHISSLIVVPLLTEERVYGALALGSTRKAAFTPDDLRLLASFAATATAALRNAQLHAAVQQQAITDPLTGLYNRRGFWDMAEHELVRAQRFNRPLSLILIDIDRFKEINDTYGHLMGDKILAAVSANCKAELRQVDIVARYGGDEFVVLLPETSLQEALPAAERLRSRIAALRFPHNDETIQTTICLGVAELQAGDTLKSLIERTDQALYRAKQSGRNQVGIAGELSVQT, encoded by the coding sequence ATGAATGTCGAGAGCCAGAAAAAATGGTTGCGTTTGAAATTCCTGACCCAGGTCGTGGTCATTTTCATTCTGACGGCAACGTTATTTGTCCAGTATCTCTACGATCGCACGCTATGGCGACATTTAATCCACTGGATCATCGGGAGCTTGACTGCTTATGCGATCATCGAAATCATCTATCGAAAATACTTCTCCATAAGCCAGCGTCTGGAGGAACAATTACTGCAAAGCGAACGCCGCAATCGTAACCAGAAGGCATTAATTGACTTAAGTTCCAGTCTGGCAACTTTGAAAGACGAAGAGCAAATCTGTCGGGTAGCGATCCAGACCCTGGAGCAAGAATTCGGTTACCAGCGAGCATACATTATTTTGCAAGAGCATGGGAGTGGCAAACAACGCGTCTTATCCAGTTCCGAGGGATTTCCCAAAGAATCCGGAAGAAGAGAAAACGCTGGTTTTCATGGAGAGCCCTTTTCACCGTCACCCGGGACATCGAGACCGCCTTCCTTGCCCCAACCTGCCCCTGCAAGTCTGCGCGTGCGCGCCCCGCTGCGGAATGCCAGCGCTCATTTTGGGCAATTGCTGGTTGAGAGCAACCGCAGCACTCCGTTCACCCCCGAGGAACTGAGTGTCGTCTATGCGGTCGCCAATCTGGTTTCCATTTCACTTCAGAATGTATTCCACTATAAAGAACAGCACCACCGCCAAATCGAAGCCGAGCAACGGCAACGTGAGTTAGCCCAACGCGAACAATCGCTGGCTTTGCTCAATCAGATCACCAGAGAAGCCTTGCAAGCCCGTGGTTTTCATGCCATGATCACTGCCATCAGCGACCAGATCTGCGATTTGTTTTCGGCGGACACCTGTCTGTTCGCCCTGTGGGATGAACAGCAAAAATACCTGATCATCCACCATGCCCATGGTTATCAGGCTGAATGGATCAACAGCCCCCTGCGAGAGCCGGCATTGAAGGTTCTCGGTGGCGCTTTGATCAATTCCTCGCGCGTCATCCCCATTGCCGAACCCTCGATCTCGCCCTGGATCAACCCCCGTCTGGTCGAGCGATTAGAGAGTCAGAGCATCCTGGCTTTACCCCTGATTGCGGATGAGAAAAAACTGGGGGTCATCCTGATTTCTTATCGCATCCGCCATGCATTTAGCGCAGTTGAGCTTGCCTTTGGAGAACAGGCTGCCAACCAGATTGCCCTGGCAATCTCTAAAGAATATGCGTTGGAGATTGCCCAACATCGCGCCCAGGAATTAGATGCCTTACAAAAGGCTACCACCGCCTTGCTCTCTACCCTGGAACCAGACGCCTTATTGGGACAAATTTTAGATGCTGCCCTCAGCGCCATCCCGGCGGCAGAAACCGGCATTCTCCATCTGGTTGTCCCAGAGACGGGTGAGTTACAGGTGCGCGCCGCGCTCGGAGACGAAGGCTCGCGCATCCGTATATTTAAACCGACGGCGGTGGAGAGTTATTCAGCGCGCGCCGTTCGTCAACGCCGCTCATTCTTAATTGAAGACACACAACTGGACATTTCCCTCGGTGTAGAAGCCGATTTTCCCAACATGCCCCACATCTCTTCGTTGATCGTTGTTCCCCTGCTCACCGAAGAGCGCGTCTATGGAGCTCTGGCGCTGGGTTCAACCCGTAAAGCCGCCTTCACTCCAGATGACCTGCGTTTACTGGCAAGCTTTGCTGCCACGGCGACCGCAGCGCTGCGCAATGCTCAACTCCATGCTGCCGTGCAGCAACAAGCCATTACCGACCCCTTGACCGGCTTATATAACCGGCGTGGTTTTTGGGATATGGCTGAACATGAACTGGTGCGCGCCCAGCGCTTCAACCGCCCTCTTTCGTTGATCCTGATTGATATTGACCGCTTCAAGGAAATTAACGATACTTATGGACATCTTATGGGGGACAAGATACTGGCTGCCGTCAGCGCCAACTGCAAGGCGGAGTTGCGCCAGGTCGATATCGTCGCTCGCTATGGTGGCGATGAATTCGTGGTTCTTCTGCCGGAGACATCCTTACAGGAAGCCTTGCCGGCTGCCGAGCGCCTGCGCTCTCGCATTGCCGCGCTTCGGTTTCCTCATAACGACGAGACGATCCAGACCACCATCTGTCTCGGTGTGGCTGAGTTACAGGCAGGAGACACCCTAAAATCGCTCATCGAGCGCACCGATCAGGCTCTCTATCGTGCCAAACAGAGTGGACGCAATCAGGTAGGGATTGCCGGGGAGTTAAGCGTACAAACGTAG
- a CDS encoding Lead, cadmium, zinc and mercury transporting ATPase: protein MISQPIYRLRASEVYGALETSPQGLSAAQVTERLSLYGKNVIHEPPPPPWWSKLLVHTIHPMAILLWVAGILALIVGEISLAFVIWSVVVVNAAFSHWREYRANLAIASLKEVLPTYSRVLREGQEILIPTPEIVPGDILVLAEGDNIAADARVVQEYGLRVNQAILTGEAMPARKTADASLREEISELERPNLVFAGTSVFSGTAKAVVYATGMLTQFGRITHLSGTVEEEPSALQREIIRLTRRLSIIGLGISSLVFFVGAFDPEVQLFEPQNRLIQAFLFALGILVGVVPEGLPATLSLSLAMAAQRLAQRGVLVKKLATVETLGNISVICTDKSGTLTQNQMTVREIWVSDVKLSVSGIGYEPQGELIPEAHSRLLQSSLDLLLTAASLCNNSRLIPPSLEHPYWSALGDSTEAALRVVARKGGIAEEALQRRYPRLHEIPFEARRKRMTTIHRWGREEIAFVKGAPREVLQLCQTWQYGDQVLPLEDAVREKILSANDDYARNALRVLAFGYRILPPRSSYAEQNVERDLTFLGLMAMHDPPRPEVARAVQICQQAGIRIIMVTGDYGLTAESIARRIGMLQTPNPTIVTGVELEEMNEVQLQNLLEKEVIFARMAPEHKLRLVAALQNKGEVVAVTGDGVNDTPALRKADVGVAMGIVGTDVAREAADVILTQDNFSTIVDAIQEGRAVYDNIRKFMAYIFTSNVPELVPFILSAIAQIPLALTVRQILAIDMGTDILPALALGAEKPEPDIMTRPPRKRGQPIIDRHLLMRSFAWLGVIEAGLCYLGFFYVYARTYNIPLEQFLAAGSAIPTLLHAVPPHVHVLAVTMFHAGVVMAQVGNVLACRSERLRVSEVGWFSNPLIWWGILAEIALILILIYVPPLADMFDHQPLPLEYWFPLALFAPLLYGLDRMRKQLSYFFHWLKTSR, encoded by the coding sequence ATGATCTCCCAACCGATCTATCGCCTCCGCGCCAGTGAAGTTTACGGCGCTCTGGAAACCTCGCCGCAAGGGTTAAGCGCAGCGCAGGTGACAGAGCGCCTTTCGCTGTATGGCAAAAACGTCATTCACGAACCACCGCCGCCGCCATGGTGGAGTAAACTGCTTGTTCACACCATTCACCCGATGGCAATCCTCTTGTGGGTGGCAGGCATTCTAGCCCTGATTGTCGGCGAGATCAGCCTGGCATTTGTGATCTGGTCGGTGGTGGTGGTCAACGCAGCCTTTTCTCACTGGCGGGAATATCGCGCCAATCTGGCAATTGCCAGCTTGAAGGAGGTTCTCCCCACTTATAGCCGCGTGCTCCGCGAGGGGCAGGAAATCTTAATTCCGACGCCTGAAATCGTGCCGGGCGATATCCTTGTCCTGGCAGAGGGCGATAATATTGCTGCGGATGCGCGCGTGGTGCAGGAGTATGGTTTGCGCGTCAACCAGGCAATCCTGACTGGCGAAGCCATGCCAGCCCGCAAAACAGCCGATGCCTCGCTGCGCGAGGAAATCAGTGAACTGGAAAGACCCAATCTGGTTTTTGCCGGCACGTCTGTGTTCAGCGGCACAGCAAAGGCGGTGGTGTACGCCACCGGTATGCTAACCCAGTTTGGGCGAATCACCCATCTCTCCGGCACGGTAGAAGAGGAGCCTTCTGCCCTGCAGCGAGAAATTATCCGTCTCACCCGGCGCTTATCCATCATCGGGTTGGGGATCAGCAGTCTGGTTTTCTTTGTCGGCGCCTTTGATCCCGAAGTTCAGTTGTTTGAACCGCAAAACCGCCTGATCCAGGCTTTCCTTTTTGCCCTGGGCATTCTGGTTGGGGTTGTGCCCGAAGGCTTGCCGGCAACCCTTTCGCTTTCTCTGGCAATGGCAGCCCAGCGCCTGGCGCAACGCGGTGTTTTGGTCAAGAAGCTGGCAACGGTCGAGACACTGGGCAACATCTCGGTCATCTGCACCGACAAGAGTGGAACCCTGACCCAGAATCAAATGACTGTGCGGGAAATCTGGGTGAGCGATGTCAAATTGAGCGTGAGCGGCATTGGCTATGAACCGCAAGGTGAGTTAATCCCTGAAGCGCACTCGCGGTTGCTGCAATCCAGTCTCGACCTGTTGCTGACGGCAGCCAGCTTATGTAACAATTCTCGCTTAATCCCCCCCAGCCTGGAGCATCCCTACTGGTCTGCCTTAGGCGACTCGACCGAGGCGGCCCTGCGCGTCGTTGCCCGCAAAGGTGGGATTGCTGAAGAAGCCCTCCAGAGGAGATACCCTCGCTTACACGAAATCCCCTTCGAGGCGCGCCGCAAGCGGATGACTACCATCCATCGCTGGGGCAGGGAGGAAATCGCTTTTGTCAAAGGCGCCCCGCGCGAAGTCTTGCAACTCTGCCAGACCTGGCAGTACGGTGACCAGGTCTTGCCGTTGGAAGATGCGGTGCGGGAAAAAATCCTGAGCGCCAATGACGATTATGCCCGCAACGCCTTGCGCGTCCTGGCCTTTGGTTATCGCATTCTGCCGCCGCGCAGCAGTTATGCCGAGCAAAACGTGGAGCGCGACCTGACCTTTTTGGGCTTAATGGCAATGCACGATCCACCGCGCCCCGAAGTCGCCCGCGCTGTTCAAATTTGTCAACAAGCGGGCATCCGCATCATCATGGTCACTGGCGATTACGGGCTGACGGCTGAAAGCATTGCCCGGCGGATTGGAATGCTGCAAACCCCCAACCCCACCATTGTCACCGGGGTCGAGCTGGAAGAAATGAACGAAGTCCAACTCCAGAATCTGCTGGAAAAAGAAGTCATTTTCGCCCGGATGGCGCCTGAACACAAACTACGCCTGGTGGCCGCCTTACAAAACAAGGGAGAAGTGGTGGCCGTCACCGGTGATGGCGTAAACGACACGCCAGCCTTGCGCAAGGCGGACGTTGGCGTGGCGATGGGGATTGTCGGTACGGATGTGGCGCGCGAGGCAGCCGATGTCATCCTGACCCAGGATAATTTCAGCACAATTGTCGATGCCATTCAGGAGGGGCGGGCAGTTTACGACAATATCCGCAAGTTCATGGCCTATATCTTCACCAGCAATGTCCCGGAACTGGTGCCTTTCATTCTCTCGGCCATCGCTCAAATCCCGCTGGCACTCACGGTGCGCCAGATTCTGGCCATTGATATGGGTACAGACATCTTGCCGGCTCTGGCTTTAGGGGCGGAAAAACCCGAACCGGATATCATGACTCGTCCTCCTCGAAAGCGCGGTCAACCGATCATCGACCGCCATTTACTGATGCGTTCCTTTGCCTGGTTGGGGGTGATCGAAGCGGGCTTATGTTACCTGGGCTTTTTCTACGTCTATGCCCGGACGTACAATATTCCTCTGGAGCAGTTTCTTGCTGCCGGAAGTGCCATTCCCACTCTGCTGCATGCGGTTCCCCCTCACGTGCATGTTTTGGCAGTGACCATGTTTCATGCCGGGGTGGTGATGGCACAGGTCGGGAATGTCCTCGCCTGTCGCTCTGAGCGTCTGCGCGTGAGTGAGGTGGGCTGGTTTTCAAATCCTTTAATCTGGTGGGGGATTTTAGCCGAAATTGCGTTAATATTAATCTTGATTTACGTCCCACCCCTGGCGGATATGTTTGACCACCAGCCCTTACCGCTGGAGTATTGGTTCCCACTGGCATTGTTTGCCCCGTTACTGTACGGTTTGGATCGAATGCGCAAACAACTCAGCTACTTTTTCCATTGGCTTAAGACGAGTCGGTGA
- a CDS encoding DNA polymerase X family, with amino-acid sequence MAFHRFTNRQLAQIFEQIADLSEIKGEVIYKVLAYRKAAESLAELNREAFDIWQSGKLTEIPGVGKAIAEKIEELFTTGKLGFLEKLTAEVPPSLAEMLPVPDLGPKKITLFWKELGITTLQELEEAARAGKLRTLPGMGEKSEVRILAGIEAYKRRSERIPIGRAYPFAQRLIARLQALPGVQRVEMAGSLRRGRSTVGDIDLLAAASDSKAIMEAFLNDPEVTRVVAAGDTKSSVEYGQGLRAQLWVHPPERFGTAWQYATGSKDHNVRLRELALKQGFSLSEHALTRKDGGEVLCANEEEVYTLLGLTWIPPELREDRGEIQAALEGHLPNLIELGDIRSELHAHTTWSDGKLSVRELAEAARRRGRQVLVISDHSASLAITGGLTVEAARQQRQEIRQVQAEVGDSLRLLHGIEVEIRADGSLDFPDAVLAEFDLVTASMHTSLRQPRQQVTERLLRAIRNPHVDVIGHPTGRMFPNREGADLDMEAVLKAAREHGVALEINAHPSRLDLDDLYARRFAEMEGLLAINTDAHAESDFDLLHFGVTIARRAWVTADSVINTWSTQRLLDWLAGRRSGDLA; translated from the coding sequence ATGGCATTCCATCGCTTTACCAATCGCCAGTTAGCGCAAATTTTTGAACAGATCGCCGATCTTTCGGAGATCAAAGGTGAGGTGATCTATAAAGTCCTTGCCTACCGCAAGGCAGCCGAATCGCTCGCCGAGTTGAACCGCGAGGCCTTCGACATCTGGCAATCCGGCAAGTTGACCGAAATCCCAGGGGTTGGAAAGGCAATTGCGGAAAAGATCGAGGAGCTTTTCACCACCGGAAAATTAGGCTTTCTGGAAAAGCTGACGGCAGAAGTGCCGCCCAGTCTGGCTGAGATGTTGCCCGTGCCGGATTTAGGCCCGAAAAAGATCACCCTCTTTTGGAAAGAATTGGGCATCACCACCCTGCAAGAGCTTGAGGAGGCCGCCCGAGCGGGCAAACTGCGCACTTTGCCAGGCATGGGCGAAAAATCCGAAGTGCGCATCCTGGCCGGCATCGAAGCCTATAAACGCCGCTCGGAGCGGATTCCCATCGGGCGCGCCTACCCCTTTGCCCAGAGATTGATTGCCCGCCTTCAAGCTCTGCCGGGTGTCCAGCGGGTTGAAATGGCGGGGAGTTTACGGCGTGGTCGTTCCACCGTTGGCGATATTGACCTTCTGGCGGCTGCCAGCGATTCAAAAGCCATCATGGAAGCTTTCCTGAATGACCCCGAAGTGACGCGGGTGGTGGCAGCAGGCGACACAAAAAGCAGCGTCGAATACGGGCAGGGCTTGCGCGCTCAGTTATGGGTTCACCCGCCCGAACGGTTTGGCACTGCCTGGCAGTATGCCACCGGCTCCAAAGATCACAATGTACGCCTGCGGGAGCTGGCGCTCAAGCAGGGTTTCTCCCTTTCCGAACATGCACTGACCCGCAAAGATGGTGGTGAGGTGCTTTGCGCTAACGAAGAAGAGGTGTATACCCTGTTGGGCTTAACCTGGATTCCCCCTGAGTTGCGTGAAGATCGCGGCGAAATTCAAGCCGCTTTAGAGGGACATCTGCCAAACTTAATCGAATTAGGGGACATCCGCAGCGAACTGCATGCCCATACCACCTGGAGTGATGGGAAATTATCGGTGCGCGAACTGGCTGAAGCTGCCCGCCGACGCGGTCGCCAGGTGCTGGTCATCAGTGATCATTCGGCAAGCCTTGCTATCACCGGCGGGTTAACCGTTGAAGCGGCTCGACAACAGCGCCAGGAAATCCGTCAGGTGCAGGCAGAAGTCGGGGATTCGCTGCGCTTGTTGCACGGTATTGAAGTCGAAATCCGCGCCGATGGCAGCCTGGATTTTCCCGATGCGGTCCTTGCCGAATTCGACCTGGTGACTGCTTCCATGCACACCAGCCTGCGTCAGCCTCGCCAGCAGGTGACCGAACGTTTGCTGCGCGCCATTCGCAATCCCCATGTGGATGTGATCGGTCACCCAACGGGCAGGATGTTCCCCAACCGCGAGGGAGCGGATTTGGATATGGAGGCCGTCTTAAAGGCAGCGCGGGAGCACGGCGTGGCATTGGAAATCAACGCCCATCCCTCCCGTCTGGATCTGGACGATCTCTATGCGCGGCGTTTTGCCGAAATGGAGGGTTTGCTGGCAATCAACACCGATGCCCATGCCGAAAGCGACTTTGACCTGCTGCATTTCGGTGTCACGATTGCCCGCCGCGCCTGGGTTACCGCCGACTCGGTCATCAACACCTGGTCAACCCAACGCCTGCTGGACTGGCTGGCGGGAAGACGATCAGGCGATCTGGCCTAG
- a CDS encoding Trk system potassium uptake protein TrkA gives MFVIIVGGGKTGSFLTGHLLQLGHRVRLIENRPMIVERLIGEFGREVVLLGDGSSPNILEQAGIQEANVLAAVTGEDETNLVVTTLGRFEFHVPRTIARVNNPKNAWLFNPEMGVDIAVDQTDIMAKLIVEEMSLGDMMILLRLRSGEYSIVEERVDPQAVVVQKAIKDIQFPSNCTLVGIFRNDQLIIPKGDTVFEPYDEVIALAHTHQIGQLAGLFGAQP, from the coding sequence ATGTTTGTAATCATTGTTGGCGGTGGAAAGACCGGCTCCTTTTTAACCGGGCATTTACTCCAGCTTGGTCATCGCGTGCGGTTAATCGAAAATCGACCGATGATTGTAGAACGGTTGATTGGCGAATTTGGGCGAGAAGTCGTCTTGCTTGGAGATGGCAGTTCGCCAAATATCCTCGAACAGGCTGGCATTCAAGAAGCGAATGTACTGGCAGCCGTTACCGGAGAAGATGAGACCAACCTGGTGGTTACCACCCTGGGGCGCTTCGAGTTTCATGTGCCGCGCACCATTGCGCGGGTGAATAACCCTAAAAATGCCTGGTTATTCAATCCAGAGATGGGGGTGGATATCGCCGTCGATCAGACCGATATCATGGCGAAATTGATCGTAGAAGAAATGTCCCTTGGGGACATGATGATCCTGCTGCGCCTGCGCAGTGGTGAATATTCTATCGTTGAGGAACGCGTCGATCCACAAGCCGTTGTGGTTCAGAAGGCAATTAAAGATATCCAGTTTCCTTCCAATTGTACTTTGGTGGGTATCTTCCGCAACGATCAATTGATCATCCCCAAGGGAGATACGGTCTTCGAGCCGTATGATGAGGTCATCGCGTTAGCCCACACCCACCAAATCGGGCAGTTAGCCGGCTTGTTCGGCGCGCAACCCTAG